A DNA window from Candidatus Neomarinimicrobiota bacterium contains the following coding sequences:
- the rpoC gene encoding DNA-directed RNA polymerase subunit beta' codes for MVYIKPPHRESSTDFSAVSIGLSSPEDILRRSLGEVLKPETINYRSYKPEKDGLFCEKIFGPVKDYECHCGKYKGIRYRGIICDRCGVEVTRKRVRRERMGHITLAVPVVHIWYLRSVPGKLSHLLGIPTRDLEKIIYYEAYLVIRPGASDKAPMDLIEEAEYQELEAKYGKHSVSEEDQDEENYFYAGMGGAAVRDALKTLDITETIRELEHNIKTLRSKQKRSDALKRLKVVKAFYPLPGKRRLNRPEWTVITVLPVIPPELRPLVPLEGGRFAASDLNDLYRRVIIRNNRLKQLIDIKAPDVILRNEKRMLQEAVDTLFDNTRRGTAVSSGTRRPLKSLSDMLRGKQGRFRQNLLGKRVDYSGRSVIVVGPELELSECGLPKDMALELFKPHLIHELIARGYTGTPKSAKLMVDEKRPEVYTILDYVVKDHPVLLNRAPTLHRLGIQAFQPVLVDGKAIQIHPLVCAAFNADFDGDQMAVHIPLSAEAQMEARVLMLSSHNILHPAHGYPLAIPSQDMVLGCYYLTKQKKGDLGEGRSFSSIDEVVLAYEGGSVGLHAIIDLRARGKWQKKTTVGRAIFNAVVPEEVGYIDELISKKNLEKIVYKSYMKAGNHRTVKFLDDLKDMGFSYATSSGASISVEDVLIPAEKGKIITGAEKEISAIHRKSDLHILTEGERYNKVIDVWTHATNRVSESMMNHLEKDEAGFNPVFMMADSGARGSQDQIKQLAGMRGLMAKPKKSMTGGKGEIIENPITSNFREGLTVLEYFISTHGARKGLADTALKTADAGYLTRRLVDVAQDVVVNQQDCGTINGVRTGDLKEGEEIIEPLQERIRGRVVQEDIYADGEIILKAGTLVDNEVADMLNKYEVDTVRIRSVLTCESKRGVCALCYGTDLSNNKLVGFGASVGIVAAQSIGEPGTQLTLRTFHIGGTAARIIEQSEMKSRRAGRVKYSENIVFAEVESEGEVVSEGKLLKKVLVRNSSLEIIDANNRAVSVYNVPYGADLRVKDGQKIKSGQVLFTWDPYTDVILARQSGQVHFMDMIEGETFQEEAVEGGKKQLVTIESKNRRLAPHLDIVDAKGNTLAGGTILPVKAVLMVKDGQKVKAGKVLVKIAKEIGKTRDITGGLPRVAELFEARKPKEPAVVAEIDGVAKFGEVKRGIREIIVEGAHEEKRKYSIPYGRHVIVHEGDRVSAGDRLCEGAISPNDILDILGPEKVQEYLVNEIQEVYRLQGVRINDKHIEVIVRQMMQKLEVLNPGDTRFLALDRVNRSDLFTENERISKMIVVSELGDSDYEEGDLLDKNEQREINKQLKEEGKKPVKGKTTKPATFRPLLLGITRASLNTESFISAASFQETTRVLTDAASEGKTDYLMGLKENVIMGRLIPAGTGFVDAQKPLVRKIDEEEEVAETEEVVEEVTA; via the coding sequence GTGGTATACATAAAACCGCCGCACCGCGAGAGTTCAACAGACTTTTCTGCCGTTTCAATCGGACTTTCTTCTCCGGAAGATATTTTGAGACGCTCTTTGGGTGAAGTCCTGAAACCCGAGACAATCAACTACCGCTCGTACAAGCCGGAAAAGGACGGCCTGTTCTGTGAAAAAATCTTTGGTCCTGTTAAAGATTACGAATGCCACTGCGGCAAGTACAAAGGCATTCGCTATCGCGGGATCATCTGTGATCGATGCGGAGTTGAGGTGACGCGGAAGCGCGTCCGCCGCGAGAGAATGGGTCATATCACCCTCGCTGTTCCAGTTGTCCATATCTGGTACCTCAGGTCTGTCCCCGGTAAGTTGAGTCACCTTCTCGGTATCCCGACGCGTGATCTTGAAAAAATCATCTATTATGAAGCATACTTGGTTATCAGACCGGGCGCTTCGGATAAGGCACCCATGGATCTTATCGAAGAAGCTGAATATCAGGAGCTTGAGGCTAAATATGGCAAACACTCTGTTTCAGAAGAAGACCAGGATGAAGAGAACTATTTCTACGCTGGTATGGGCGGAGCGGCCGTTCGTGATGCGTTAAAGACTCTCGATATTACAGAAACTATCAGGGAACTTGAGCACAACATTAAGACGTTGCGTTCCAAGCAGAAGCGATCCGACGCCTTAAAGCGTTTGAAGGTTGTGAAGGCTTTCTATCCTTTGCCGGGCAAAAGGCGCCTTAATCGTCCTGAATGGACGGTTATCACAGTGCTTCCGGTAATTCCGCCAGAATTGCGACCGCTCGTCCCGCTTGAAGGCGGCCGTTTTGCTGCCAGTGATCTGAATGATCTGTACCGTCGTGTAATCATCCGTAATAACCGTCTCAAGCAACTCATCGATATTAAAGCGCCCGATGTTATTCTCAGAAATGAGAAGCGGATGCTTCAGGAAGCGGTAGATACACTGTTTGATAATACCCGCCGCGGTACCGCTGTCAGCAGTGGTACAAGGCGACCTTTGAAAAGTCTGAGCGATATGCTCCGTGGGAAACAGGGTCGTTTCCGTCAAAACCTTCTTGGCAAGCGCGTCGACTACTCGGGTCGTTCTGTTATCGTTGTCGGGCCTGAGCTTGAACTAAGTGAGTGTGGATTGCCAAAGGATATGGCTCTCGAACTCTTCAAGCCTCACCTGATCCATGAGTTGATCGCTCGTGGTTATACCGGTACCCCGAAGAGTGCGAAACTAATGGTAGATGAAAAGAGACCCGAAGTCTATACTATTCTGGATTATGTTGTGAAAGATCATCCGGTTCTACTTAACCGTGCCCCGACGCTTCATAGGCTGGGTATACAGGCTTTCCAGCCGGTTCTAGTTGATGGAAAAGCGATTCAGATTCATCCGCTGGTCTGCGCTGCTTTCAACGCTGACTTTGACGGTGACCAGATGGCTGTTCACATCCCTCTGTCGGCGGAAGCTCAGATGGAAGCCAGGGTTCTCATGCTCTCCAGTCATAACATTCTCCATCCGGCTCACGGCTATCCACTGGCAATCCCGTCTCAGGATATGGTTTTGGGATGCTACTATCTGACGAAACAAAAGAAAGGTGACCTCGGCGAAGGGAGAAGTTTTTCGAGTATCGATGAAGTAGTCCTTGCCTATGAAGGAGGTTCTGTCGGTCTTCACGCCATCATTGATCTGCGGGCACGGGGTAAGTGGCAAAAGAAAACAACAGTTGGTCGGGCCATATTCAATGCGGTTGTGCCTGAGGAGGTGGGCTATATAGACGAACTCATCAGTAAGAAGAATCTCGAGAAAATAGTTTACAAATCTTATATGAAAGCCGGCAATCACCGGACGGTGAAGTTCCTCGATGATCTCAAAGATATGGGATTCAGCTATGCTACCAGCAGCGGCGCCTCAATATCTGTGGAAGATGTCTTGATCCCGGCAGAAAAGGGAAAAATCATTACAGGTGCAGAAAAAGAAATTTCGGCCATTCACAGAAAGTCTGATCTTCATATTCTGACTGAAGGTGAACGTTATAACAAGGTAATCGACGTCTGGACTCACGCCACGAATCGAGTGTCCGAATCGATGATGAACCATTTGGAAAAAGACGAAGCTGGTTTTAATCCGGTCTTTATGATGGCAGATTCTGGTGCAAGAGGAAGTCAGGATCAGATAAAACAGTTGGCCGGTATGCGGGGATTGATGGCAAAACCAAAGAAAAGTATGACGGGCGGTAAGGGAGAAATTATCGAGAATCCCATTACATCTAATTTCAGGGAAGGTCTCACCGTGCTGGAATACTTTATTTCCACTCACGGCGCTCGTAAGGGTCTTGCTGACACAGCCTTGAAAACAGCTGATGCCGGTTACCTTACGCGCCGACTGGTAGATGTGGCACAGGATGTTGTTGTCAACCAGCAAGACTGTGGTACCATAAATGGTGTTCGGACGGGTGACCTGAAAGAGGGAGAGGAAATCATCGAGCCCCTCCAAGAGAGAATCCGTGGTCGCGTGGTTCAGGAAGATATCTATGCTGATGGTGAGATAATTCTCAAGGCGGGTACTCTGGTTGATAACGAAGTTGCCGATATGTTGAATAAATATGAAGTAGACACGGTCCGCATCAGATCCGTCCTGACGTGTGAATCAAAACGCGGTGTGTGCGCCCTTTGCTATGGCACAGATCTAAGCAACAACAAACTGGTAGGCTTTGGCGCATCGGTTGGTATTGTTGCGGCTCAGAGCATAGGTGAACCGGGAACACAGCTTACGCTGCGTACCTTCCATATCGGTGGTACTGCAGCCAGGATTATCGAGCAGTCAGAAATGAAGTCTCGCCGGGCTGGCCGGGTGAAATACTCCGAAAACATCGTGTTTGCCGAAGTTGAGAGTGAAGGAGAGGTGGTTTCCGAAGGTAAACTCCTGAAAAAGGTTCTGGTCAGAAACTCCAGTCTGGAGATTATTGATGCCAATAATCGTGCGGTGTCAGTTTACAACGTTCCCTACGGTGCTGATCTTCGCGTGAAAGACGGGCAGAAAATAAAGTCCGGACAGGTGCTTTTCACCTGGGATCCATATACGGACGTTATCCTTGCGCGTCAAAGCGGTCAGGTCCATTTCATGGATATGATAGAAGGAGAGACTTTCCAGGAAGAGGCCGTGGAAGGCGGTAAGAAACAGCTAGTAACCATTGAATCAAAAAACCGTCGTCTGGCTCCTCATCTTGATATAGTTGATGCCAAAGGCAATACCCTTGCCGGCGGTACAATCCTTCCTGTAAAAGCTGTTCTCATGGTGAAGGACGGTCAGAAGGTAAAAGCCGGTAAGGTGCTGGTTAAGATCGCGAAGGAAATTGGAAAGACACGTGATATTACGGGTGGTCTGCCCAGGGTCGCTGAACTGTTCGAGGCACGCAAGCCGAAGGAGCCAGCAGTTGTGGCCGAGATTGACGGCGTCGCGAAATTTGGAGAAGTCAAGCGAGGTATTCGTGAAATTATCGTAGAAGGTGCCCATGAAGAGAAGAGGAAGTACTCTATTCCTTATGGCAGACATGTTATAGTTCATGAAGGAGATAGAGTGAGCGCTGGTGACCGTCTGTGCGAAGGTGCCATCTCGCCTAATGATATTCTCGATATTCTGGGGCCGGAGAAGGTTCAGGAGTATCTCGTGAATGAGATTCAGGAGGTTTATCGTCTGCAGGGTGTGAGGATTAACGACAAACACATCGAGGTGATTGTGCGCCAGATGATGCAAAAACTGGAAGTACTTAATCCCGGCGACACGAGATTTCTGGCACTTGACAGAGTAAACCGTTCAGATCTCTTTACGGAAAATGAGCGCATCTCAAAGATGATAGTTGTTTCGGAACTTGGCGATTCTGATTACGAGGAGGGTGATCTTCTGGATAAAAATGAGCAGAGGGAGATCAACAAACAGCTAAAGGAAGAGGGGAAAAAACCTGTCAAAGGCAAAACTACTAAACCTGCAACCTTCCGTCCGCTGCTCCTTGGGATTACGAGAGCTTCGCTGAATACGGAGAGTTTCATTTCGGCAGCATCATTCCAGGAGACAACACGCGTATTGACTGATGCGGCAAGTGAGGGTAAAACTGATTACCTCATGGGTTTGA